One Mycolicibacterium doricum genomic window, GGGAACACCGCAAAGTGCGCCAACTCCGTGAGGCCCAAAGAGGCGAAGAACGTCCATGCCAGGTATCGGCCGATCGGGCGGCCGCGCCGCATGAGGACGGGAACCAACAGCCAGGCGCCCGCGGAGACGGCGACGAGCAGCACAACGGGCACCGAGTTCACCGCAGGGGTCGGCACACCCGTGACCGCCGCTAGGAATGCGAAGAACCCCATCTGCTTCTCTTCGACGCGGTGGGCCAGGAACAACAACAGGGCGATCCAATACGGTGCGCGAATGTCGGCCCAGCCGCCGCCACTCGGCCACACCAGCCACAGAAGCAAGCCCCCGACGAACCCGGCGGTAAAGATGAGCATGGTTGCCAGCCCGAGCGCCCAATAGCCCACGCTCAACGCCGCGGTCGTTAGCGCGACTGCGGCGGCGACGGCCGGCCACGGCCGCGTGTTCTGGTTCGACGTCGTGACCGCCATTGTCCTTCAGTCCCTTCGCCCGCCCACGAGTGCGGCAAGATCGGCGGGCGCGGCCATCGGGGTCATGAGGCCCGCGTCGACCCGATCGGTGTTGCCCCCGGGATAGCGCACGGTCAGCGATCCCGGCGCAGCGACAATCAGGCGAACAACCTGGCCGAAAGCTTCGCGACGGTCTCGGTGGCGCAGCGCCAAGGCCAGCATCGCCGCGTGATTGCAGGTGTGTAGCCAAGGGTCGGGTTGCGACACGATGTGTGCCCGTTCCCAATGCCGCCACCGCTGCCTGGCGGATGGTGTGCGCTTTGCAGCGGCCATCTCCCGCCGATACGCCTCCCGGGGGCGGCGCGACGGCGCTGCGCCCGACCGGCACAGACGACGAGTGTGCGCGGTGCTGCTCAACACCAATTCCGGTTCGGCAGTAGGTCGATCGCCGCGGCGAAGGCATTTCGCGGTCGCACCATCACCAGTGGTGTTCACTTCGACGGGTCGACTCGTCACGGGGATTCGTGGGTTCCGCAGCGCAGCAGGTGCATCCGCCGCTGCAGGTTTCCCGACGATCAAGGACCACCGGTGCGGGCGCCGGCGTCGGGGCGCAGCAGGCATCGACGGGTGTCGGGGAGGTGGGGAGGGTGACGTGGTGCGCCGCCGCTGCAGCTATCCGCTGCGGTTCGACGCCGGGTAGGGGATGGGTGCGTGCGGCGCGGATCGCGTTGAGGATGACGAGTACTTCTGCCGCCTCGTGGATCAATACCACGGTGGCCAGCCCGAGAACCCCGAAGGCGGCGAGGGGAATGAGGATGGTGATGATCGCCAGCGACAGTCCGATGTTCTGCAGCATGATTTTGCGGGCTCGGCGGGCGTGAGCGAGGACTTGGGGGAGGTGACGCAGATCCTCGCCCATCAGCGCGACATCGGCGGTTTCGATGGCGACGTCGGTGCCCATCGCGCCCATAGCAATGCCGATGTCGGCGGTGGCCAGTGCGGGGGCGTCGTTGACCCCGTCGCCGACCATGGCGATGGGCCGGCCGCCGGAGAGTTCGGACAGCAGGCGTGCTTTGTCTTCGGGAAGCAGGTCGGCGTGCACGACAGTGATGCCGGCGGCTTCGGCCACGGCCGTTGCCGTGCGGGAGTTGTCGCCGGTCAGCATCGCGGTGGTGATGCCCAGCTCGTGTAGTTGCCGTATCACTTCCGGCGCTTCGGGGCGCAGCTCGTCGCGGACCGCGATCGCCGCCACCACCACGGTGTCGCATTCGAGCAGGACCACTGTCGCCCCGGCCGATTGGAGGCGCACGACGTCGGCGGCGAATTCTCCGGCCGCGACCCAGCCCGGCTTCCCCAGACGGATCCTGCGACCGTCGACGCGGCCACTGATGCCATGGCCGACAACGGCGGTCACGTCTTCAGCCGCGACGATGTCGCGGCCTGCAGCGTCGGTAATTGCCCGGGCCAGGGGGTGCCCACTACGGGACTCGACTGCGCAGGCGAGGCGCAGGGCTTCGGCCTCGCTGACGCCGCTGGCGGTCACCGTCTCTATCACTTGGGGGCTGTTTCGGGTCAGCGTGCCCGTCTTGTCAAGGGCAATCACGGCGATGCGTCCGAGTTCCTCGACGGCGGCGCCTCCCTTGACGAGGGCGCCTTGTCGACTGGCAGCGCCGATGGCGGCCACAACGGTGAGTGGCACAGCGATGGCCAGAGCGCAGGGTGAGGCGGCGACGAGGACCACGAGCGCGCGTTCGAGCCACAGCATCGGCTCGCCCACCAGCGCGCCAAACGCCGCAACAGCGGCGGCCAGAACCATGATCGCTGGGACGAGAGGGCGGGCGATCCGGTCCGCCAACCGCTGACCCGCACCCTTGCGCTCCTGAGCCTGTTCGACGATGTGAACGATGCGGGCGAGCGAGCTGTCGGCGGCGACGGCGGTGACGGCGACTTCGACCGCCCCGCCGCCGTTGATCGCACCGGCATGCACCTCACCGCCGGGTCCTGCCTCGACTGGAACCGATTCTCCGGTAATCGCCGACACGTCCAAGCTGGTGCGACCGGAGGTGATGACGCCGTCGGTGGCGGCACGGTCTCCTGGCCGTAACACCATCACGTCGTCGATGAGCAAATCGTCCGGGCGCACAGGGATTTCGTGGCCGTCGCGGATCACGGTCGCCGATGGCGGCACGAGCGACAGCAGGGCGCGCAGGCTTCGGCGGGTTCGGGTGACGGCGTAGTGCTCGAGTCCTTCGGCGATGGAGAACAGGATTCCGAGCAGCGCGGCTTCTTCGACCTGTCCAAGCGCCACGGCGCCGACCGCGGCGATCGTCATCAGCGTGCCAACGCCGACGCGGCCGTGTCGAAGACTGCGAACGGCTCCCGGCGCGAACGTTGCGGCCCCGGCGGCAACCGCCGCGAGCTCAAGCCCCATGCCGATGGAGGAAAGACCGCTTCGGTGCAACGCCCAGCCGCCGAGGAGCAACGCCGCCGCCAGGGCCGCCAGCTGCAGTTCGCGGACTCCCCACCACTTGTCCGGTCCCGATCCGGGCTCGGTGTCGACTCCATTGGCCGCGGGCCCGCAGCATGGGTCAGACATGGCGTGCCTCGGAGGCCGGTTGGCGGTATCCGTGCGCCAGCACGGCCTCGGTCAAGGATCGGCCGCGGTCGGTGAGTCGGTACATCACCATCCGGGCTTGCCGCCGAGAAGTCACCAGACCGGCGATCTTGAGCTGCCGCAGGTGGTGGGATACGAGGTTCTGCGACTGCCCGACCACCCAGGCCATGTCACATACACACAGTTCCTCGCCGGCAAGCAGCGCTGAGGCGATGGTCAGTCGCGTCGGGTCGCTCAGAGCCCGCGCTGCGGTTGCCAGTGATTCGGCGTCGACGAGTAACGGTAGCCGGGAACGAATTCGCTCGGCATGGGGCAGGTCCAAGCACAACAGATCGCAGTGATCAAGCTGCGGCTCGCTCATCCGAACATACTAACGAACGTTGATATCGCCTGATAGGGGTGGGACTTCACGGGGGCCGGCGTGTCGGCGGAGCTGCACGCCGCCCGCGTCGAACGCGACACGCGCCGACGTCGGGCTACCTACTGCGTGCCAGGCACACCTACAATCCGCCGGCCTGAATGTACGGAGATGGATAGTAGGAACCGGTGCTTACCCGGCGTGCCGTCGGCCCTGATGCCCGTGGGGCTGACAAGCTATGCGCGTGCGAGCCGTCGTCACCGGACTTGTCGCTATGACCGTGTTGCTCTGCGCGCCGACACCCGTCGCCGCCGCTGAGATCGGACAGCGCATCGCACAGGCAGACGCCTACCTCGCCACTCGTCCCGGCACGGTGGGCTACGTGCTTCGCGACCGGACGACCGGACAGGCTCACCGCAACGACGCGGCTACCACGATGATGTGGACCGCATCCACTATCAAGCTAGCGATGGTGGTTGATTTGTTGACTCGGGCTCGCGCCGGCCAGATCGCCTTGACCCCGGCCGACCGCCAACTCATGGCCAACATGATGCACTCATCGGACAGCGACGCTGCCGATACGCTTTGGGAACGCTACAGCGGACCCGACAACATGACGTTCAACCGCAATTTCGCCACGTACGGACTTACCAGCCTGCAACCGCAGCAGGGGTTCAGCGGCACCTACCCGTACTGGGGTTTCCAAAAGGCCACGAGCGAAGACCTCGACCGGCTGATGAACTACACCCTCACCAGCTTGCCTGCGGCCCAAACCGCGGCCATCGTGTCGGAGATGCAACACCTCGACGCCAACCAGCAGTGGGGAGTGTGGGGAGCGGGCGCGGCCATGACTCCCGGCAACAAGAACGGGTGGTCCCAAGAACAGGGCGGCTGGGTCGTCAACAGCGTCGGTTTCGCCGGCCCTCGACAACGGTACACGTTGGCGATCATGAACTCGCTCAACGGCGAAGGCGCCTACGACGACGGCGTGGAAACGACCACGCGGCTGGCGCAGATTCTGCTGGCGCCCGCTTAGCGGGATTCACCACCAACGGACCTTGGAAAACGTCCCAGAACAGGGAGGAACCTGCCGACGGCTTGACCATAGGACCGGTAGGCGTCCCCGTGCGTGTGAACGAGGTATGGCTCCTCCACCACGCGGACCTGCAATTCGATCGCCACGACCAGAAGAATCAATGCAGCCAGCGCCAACACATTCGGGACCATCAACGCCACGCCGGTCGCGAACGACAGCATCGCCGTGAAGATCGGGTTGCGCACGACCGCGAACGCGCCGCGGCGCACCAGAGTCGTGGACTCCTGCACATCGACGCCTATCCGCCACGAATTACCCATGTCGTTCTGCGCGTACAGCGTTCCGGCGAGACCCCCGAGTGCCAACACGGACCCTAATACCTGAAGCCCCCAGACCTCGAAAGCAGCGAGTGGGGCTAGCACGCCAAACACCTGCAAAGCCGGCGCGAGGAGGCCGAGCACCATGGCCACGACGAAACCGACGCCGGCGGCCCAT contains:
- a CDS encoding DUF3703 domain-containing protein → MCRSGAAPSRRPREAYRREMAAAKRTPSARQRWRHWERAHIVSQPDPWLHTCNHAAMLALALRHRDRREAFGQVVRLIVAAPGSLTVRYPGGNTDRVDAGLMTPMAAPADLAALVGGRRD
- a CDS encoding serine hydrolase; amino-acid sequence: MTVLLCAPTPVAAAEIGQRIAQADAYLATRPGTVGYVLRDRTTGQAHRNDAATTMMWTASTIKLAMVVDLLTRARAGQIALTPADRQLMANMMHSSDSDAADTLWERYSGPDNMTFNRNFATYGLTSLQPQQGFSGTYPYWGFQKATSEDLDRLMNYTLTSLPAAQTAAIVSEMQHLDANQQWGVWGAGAAMTPGNKNGWSQEQGGWVVNSVGFAGPRQRYTLAIMNSLNGEGAYDDGVETTTRLAQILLAPA
- a CDS encoding ArsR/SmtB family transcription factor, with the protein product MSEPQLDHCDLLCLDLPHAERIRSRLPLLVDAESLATAARALSDPTRLTIASALLAGEELCVCDMAWVVGQSQNLVSHHLRQLKIAGLVTSRRQARMVMYRLTDRGRSLTEAVLAHGYRQPASEARHV
- a CDS encoding heavy metal translocating P-type ATPase codes for the protein MSDPCCGPAANGVDTEPGSGPDKWWGVRELQLAALAAALLLGGWALHRSGLSSIGMGLELAAVAAGAATFAPGAVRSLRHGRVGVGTLMTIAAVGAVALGQVEEAALLGILFSIAEGLEHYAVTRTRRSLRALLSLVPPSATVIRDGHEIPVRPDDLLIDDVMVLRPGDRAATDGVITSGRTSLDVSAITGESVPVEAGPGGEVHAGAINGGGAVEVAVTAVAADSSLARIVHIVEQAQERKGAGQRLADRIARPLVPAIMVLAAAVAAFGALVGEPMLWLERALVVLVAASPCALAIAVPLTVVAAIGAASRQGALVKGGAAVEELGRIAVIALDKTGTLTRNSPQVIETVTASGVSEAEALRLACAVESRSGHPLARAITDAAGRDIVAAEDVTAVVGHGISGRVDGRRIRLGKPGWVAAGEFAADVVRLQSAGATVVLLECDTVVVAAIAVRDELRPEAPEVIRQLHELGITTAMLTGDNSRTATAVAEAAGITVVHADLLPEDKARLLSELSGGRPIAMVGDGVNDAPALATADIGIAMGAMGTDVAIETADVALMGEDLRHLPQVLAHARRARKIMLQNIGLSLAIITILIPLAAFGVLGLATVVLIHEAAEVLVILNAIRAARTHPLPGVEPQRIAAAAAHHVTLPTSPTPVDACCAPTPAPAPVVLDRRETCSGGCTCCAAEPTNPRDESTRRSEHHW
- a CDS encoding methyltransferase family protein gives rise to the protein MFVALGFGWRSWRHYRLTGSTGFHGISGRPGSPEWAAGVGFVVAMVLGLLAPALQVFGVLAPLAAFEVWGLQVLGSVLALGGLAGTLYAQNDMGNSWRIGVDVQESTTLVRRGAFAVVRNPIFTAMLSFATGVALMVPNVLALAALILLVVAIELQVRVVEEPYLVHTHGDAYRSYGQAVGRFLPVLGRFPRSVGGESR